The following proteins are co-located in the Oryzias melastigma strain HK-1 linkage group LG8, ASM292280v2, whole genome shotgun sequence genome:
- the LOC112146236 gene encoding 5-hydroxytryptamine receptor 3C encodes MSSGEMVTTTRQRLTSTCQLNLSLFPFDVQHCNITFSSTSYDTSSLKLGPAKNSSVITSLSDEFMITQGEWNLQNMEVSLYDHINGNISVSKLRYTVLLKRKPMLYVINLILPLFYLLILDLASFFISASSGEKLGFKVTILLSISVLLLILNDILPSTEDKLPMIASYCVSVFTVVWLSLLETMLVGFLADFSGRSSSDLQQDSASREEPEEVLEKTEVKPAEKVLPLDGLQDHLRGILKEVRAAQQEAGRQDKPNAQEGRLRRTAKIIDCVFFLCYFLVVVIFFLYLCISWINS; translated from the exons ATGTCCAGCGGTGAGATGGTAACGACCACACGCCAGCGCCTGACCTCCACCTGCCAGCTGAACCTCTCGCTGTTCCCGTTTGACGTGCAGCACTGCAACATCACCTTCTCCTCCACGAGCTATGACA CCAGCTCTTTGAAATTGGGCCCTGCCAAGAACAGCTCCGTCATCACAAGTCTGTCCGATGAGTTCATGATCACCCAGGGGGAGTGGAACCTGCAGAACATGGAGGTCTCCTTGTATGATCACATTAACGGGAACATCAGCGTCAGCAAACTCAGATACACG GTCTTACTGAAGAGGAAGCCGATGCTTTACGTGATCAACTTGATCCTGCCGCTCTTCTATCTTCTCATCCTGGATCTGGCTTCATTCTTCATCAGTGCgtccagtggagagaagctggGCTTCAAAGTGACCATCCTGCTGTCCATCTCTGTCCTGCTGCTGATCCTGAACGACATCCTGCCCTCAACTGAAGACAAACTTCCAATGATCG CCAGCTACTGTGTCTCTGTCTTCACCGTGGTGTGGCTCAGTCTCCTGGAGACCATGCTGGTGGGCTTCCTCGCAGACTTCTCTGGTCGAAGCTCTTCAGATCTTCAGCAAGACTCCGCCAGTCGTGAAG AGCCTGAAGAAGTTCTAGAGAAAACGGAGGTTAAACCAGCGGAGAAGGTCCTACCTCTGGATGGACTGCAGGACCATCTGAGAGGGATCCTGAAGGAAGTGAGAGCGGCGCAGCAGGAAGCTGGACGTCAGGACAAACCAAACGCACAGGAAGGACGCTTGAGGAGAACGGCTAAAATAATAGACTGTGTCTTCTTTCTCTGTTATTTCTTAGTTGTGgtcatatttttcttatacttgTGCATCAGCTGGATTAATTCTTAA
- the LOC112146917 gene encoding C-reactive protein produces the protein MRLPSCLFFIAASFIVGGTLSMRTVTFPYQTSHSYVEIIPMMEMELGAFTLCMQVATEITGKQKSILFAYRKKDNELNVWRELNGRISLYLGDGYSDSFKVPDLGPLNSHLCLTWDSRTGATNLFMDGRRSLTKFLRKGHIIPAGGKVFLGQDPDDIEQMQSGFNADECLVGEVSDVNLWDSVLSDSEI, from the exons ATGAGACTTCCGTCCTGCCTTTTCTTCATCGCTGCTTCCTTCATAGTGGGAG GGACTCTGTCCATGAGGACGGTCACGTTCCCTTATCAAACAAGCCACAGTTATGTGGAGATTATTCCCATGATGGAAATGGAGCTGGGGGCTTTCACTCTGTGCATGCAGGTGGCCACAGAGATCACCGGTAAGCAAAAGAGCATCCTCTTTGCGTACAGAAAGAAGGACAACGAGCTGAATGTGTGGCGGGAGTTGAACGGCAG GATCTCCCTCTACCTGGGAGACGGTTACAGTGACTCCTTCAAAGTCCCTGACCTCGGCCCCCTGAActcccacctgtgtttgaccTGGGACTCCAGAACAGGCGCGACGAACCTCTTCATGGACGGCAGGAGAAGTCTGACCAAATTCCTCCGGAAGGGTCACATCATACCCGCTGGGGGCAAAGTTTTCCTGGGGCAGGATCCAGACGACATTGAACAAATGCAGTCAGGCTTCAATGCTGATGAATGTTTAGTCGGAGAAGTGTCTGATGTCAACTTGTGGGACTCGGTTCTGTCAGACAGTGAAATCTGA
- the LOC112146912 gene encoding transmembrane protease serine 9, protein MAFRLISVAVLLLCTQESVAQLSVCGQANLNTRIVGGQNAPPGFWPWQVSLQTSAHFCGGSLINNQWVLTAAHCFPSRSASGVNVLLGLQSLQGSNPNMVSRTITTLVVHPSYNSVTSDNDIALLQLSSPVTLTPYITPVCLASTSSNFYSGINTWVTGWGNTGSGISLPSPQTLQEVQVPIVGNRQCQCNYNTVSITSNMVCAGLPEGGKDSCQGDSGGPLVIKQNNRWIQAGIVSFGEGCALPNYPGVYSRVSRYETWINAQITSNQPGFIAFTSTGTDSDLSVSCSGVPPITNVTTTTTTTTTTTTTTTTTTTVPRITTTTTTTRPTTTTTTRPTTTTTTRPTTTTTTRPTTTTTTTTATFVPRTATTTTTKPSTASTTTRPTTTTTTSAPRKTTASKPTTTTTTTRPTTTTTTTTTTTTRSPATTPKAVVCGRALLNSHVLNESSVVTAGQWPWMASLQKNGQHVCGGTLVSLDSVLSNANCFSSSPVASEWTVVLGRLQQNGSNPFEVSLTVTNITLSNQTGSNVAVLQLSSPPVLSDYIQPICLDNGRTFPVGTTCWAAGWSSGRGGEEEVLQEFQTSVLECSRPTAANDSICTTMFTLAEGDSGGPLMCQQGGSWYQAAVLSFARRSLRRRRAVAVAVMEFEKLSQFEDFLVQTVGPFLPSTINSSSFNPTTPTTPNTPTTPTTPTASVSTCTSTPVWHIHKKIFFYFRLIFHTLWNIISSEHKH, encoded by the exons ATGGCTTTCAGGCTGATCTCTGTGgctgtgctgctgctctgcactcAAG AGAGTGTGGCTCAGCTTTCTG tttgtGGTCAGGCTAATCTGAACACCAGGATTGTTGGAGGACAGAATGCTCCTCCAGGGTTCTGGCCCTGGCAGGTCAGTCTGCAGACATCTGCACACTTCTGTGGAGGATCGCTCATCAACAACCAGTGGGTGCTGACGGCGGCTCACTGTTTTCCAAG TCGCAGtgcatctggtgtgaacgtGCTTCTGGGTCTTCAGAGTCTGCAGGGATCCAACCCCAACATGGTGTCTCGAACAATAACAACTTTAGTCGTTCATCCGAGCTACAACTCTGTGACATCTGATAACGACATCGCCCTCCTGCAGCTCTCCTCACCAGTAACCCTCACCCCCTACATTACTCCAGTCTGTCTGGCTTCCACCAGCAGCAACTTCTACAGCGGCATCAACACCTGGGTCACCGGCTGGGGCAACACTGGAAGTGGAA TCTCCCTTCCTTCCCCACAAACCCTCCAGGAAGTACAAGTGCCGATTGTGGGAAACAGACAGTGTCAATGTAACTATAACACCGTCTCAATCACGAGTAACATGGTGTGTGCCGGGTTACCAGAAGGAGGCAAAGACTCTTGTCAG GGAGACTCAGGAGGTCCACTGGTGATTAAGCAGAACAACCGTTGGATCCAAGCAGGAATTGTGAGTTTTGGAGAAGGTTGTGCTCTACCTAATTACCCTGGAGTCTACTCAAGAGTGTCTCGGTACGAGACCTGGATCAATGCCCAAATCACCAGTAATCAGCCGGGATTTATCGCCTTCACCTCCACTGGAACAGACAGTGACCTCAGTGTGTCGTGTTCCGGAGTGCCCCCAATTACAAATGTCACTACTACCACTACTACtaccactactactactacaaccACAACTACAACAACTACTGTACCACGAATAACAACTACAACAACCACCACACGTCCAACCACTACAACCACCACACGTCCAACCACTACAACCACCACACGTCCAACCACTACAACCACCACACGTCCAACCACTACAACCACCACTACAACTGCGACTTTTGTACCTCGAACAGCAACTACAACAACCACTAAACCTTCAACTGCATCAACCACCACACGTCCAACCACTACAACCACGACTTCTGCCCCCCGAAAGACAACTGCATCTAAACCTACAACTACAACAACCACCACACGTCCAACCACTACAACCACCACtacaacaacaaccacaaccCGGTCACCAGCCACCACACCCAAAG CTGTGGTTTGTGGGCGGGCCCTCCTGAACTCCCACGTGTTAAATGAGAGTTCAGTGGTAACTGCAGGTCAGTGGCCGTGGATGGCGAGTCTGCAGAAGAACGGACAGCACGTGTGTGGAGGGACACTAGTTTCTCTGGACTCTGTGCTTAGCAATGCTAACTGCTTCTCAAG TTCTCCTGTGGCGTCTGAGTGGACGGTTGTGTTGGGTCGTCTGCAGCAGAATGGATCAAACCCCTTTGAGGTGTCGCTGACAGTGACAAACATCACTCTGAGCAACCAGACAGGCTCCAATGTTGCAGTGCTGCAACTCTCCTCCCCACCCGTCCTGAGTGATTACATCCAGCCCATCTGTCTGGACAACGGAAGAACTTTTCCTGTGGGAACAACATGCTGGGCTGCAGGCTGGAGTTCTGGACGGGGAGGAG AAGAAGAAGTTCTTCAGGAGTTCCAAACTTCAGTGCTAGAATGTTCGAGGCCAACAGCTGCAAATGACAGCATCTGTACCACGATGTTCACGCTGGCTGAG GGCGACTCCGGTGGCCCGCTCATGTGTCAGCAGGGCGGCTCTTGGTATCAGGCCGCCGTGTTGTCGTTCGCACGCCGCTCCCTGAGGAGAAGACGAGCTGTTGCCGTTGCCGTGATGGAGTTTGAAAAACTCAGCCAGTTTGAGGACTTCCTGGTTCAGACGGTGGGACCGTTTCTGCCTTCAACCATCAACAGCAGCAGTTTCAACCCCACCACGCCCACCACGCCCAACACGCCCACCACGCCCACCACGCCCACCGCCTCCGTCTCCACCTGCACCTCAACGCCCGTTTGGCACATCCACAAAAAGATTTTCTTCTACTTCCGTCTGATTTTCCACACTTTGTGGAACATCATCTCCTCAGAACATAAACATTAA